A window from Triticum aestivum cultivar Chinese Spring chromosome 6D, IWGSC CS RefSeq v2.1, whole genome shotgun sequence encodes these proteins:
- the LOC123142517 gene encoding uncharacterized protein, with product MVSNIGDVVLVMASPASSREGDSHGSHETLHQQRKVPAPEVLLLTALAKIKKAKLDTSAFFEALGMTESPGGTWMFIFTAQGKLEKGRYFPMTAVQRFDATGKRIENGVSLGPAGSLSFEVRLSWKKKINAAPCPLPYSRPV from the exons ATGGTGAGCAATATCGGAGACGTGGTTTTGGTCATGGCCTCCCCCGCCTCCTCACGTGAAG GGGATTCACACGGCAGCCACGAAACCCTGCACCAGCAGAGGAAGGTGCCGGCCCCAGAGGTGTTGCTGCTGACCGCGCTGGCCAAGATCAAGAAGGCCAAGCTCGACACCTCGGCCTTCTTCGAGGCGCTCGGCATGACCGAGTCCCCCGGCGGGACGTGGATGTTCATCTTCACTGCTCAG GGTAAGCTTGAGAAAGGGAGATACTTCCCTATGACCGCCGTCCAGCGATTCGACGCCACG GGGAAGAGGATAGAGAATGGGGTGTCCCTGGGCCCGGCGGGGAGCCTGAGCTTTGAGGTGCGGCTGTCGTGGAAGAAGAAGATCAACGCTGCACCCTGTCCCCTACCGTACAGCCGCCCAGTGTGA